One Ignavibacterium album JCM 16511 genomic region harbors:
- a CDS encoding DinB family protein — MKQTIKELKEKFISDSELFIKEIDKLYSLTDEQLNWKPAYDVWSIAECVEHLSVTNKLYFNEMEKQFYEEQIICDDSEEIVKHKFFGKMIIKAVDPANVKKTKTFSVFKPEKSSFDNSVIDKLINIQKDLINLISISLNIDFNKYVMSSPASKFIKENFSDVLEIIRLHNQRHLLQINRIVSDKNFPN; from the coding sequence ATGAAACAAACAATTAAAGAACTTAAAGAAAAATTTATATCTGATTCTGAATTATTCATTAAAGAGATTGACAAACTTTATTCATTAACAGATGAACAGCTTAATTGGAAACCCGCTTATGATGTTTGGAGTATCGCTGAGTGTGTCGAACATCTTTCAGTAACCAATAAACTATATTTTAACGAAATGGAAAAACAATTCTATGAGGAGCAAATCATTTGTGATGATTCTGAAGAGATTGTAAAACATAAATTTTTCGGCAAGATGATAATCAAAGCAGTTGATCCTGCCAATGTTAAGAAAACTAAGACCTTCTCGGTATTCAAACCTGAAAAAAGTTCATTTGATAATTCTGTTATCGATAAATTGATAAATATTCAAAAGGATTTAATAAATCTTATATCAATATCTCTCAATATTGATTTTAATAAATATGTGATGTCTTCACCAGCTTCAAAATTTATAAAAGAAAATTTTTCGGATGTTTTAGAAATCATCCGATTACATAACCAAAGACATTTATTGCAGATTAATAGAATTGTAAGTGATAAGAATTTTCCAAATTAG
- a CDS encoding MBL fold metallo-hydrolase, producing the protein MKRKDFIKTSLLSLIGFLFIREDAYSKTEEETVFFKPNPSLWKDDEINIAWIGHSTVLINFFGVKILTDPVLYERVGLYFLGITWGPSRFTYPALTVDEIPKPDIILLSHAHMDHMDYQTLLDITEKYPNQIDCLTAFNTLDVIADLKWKSLQEVDWNEEIFLREIKFKAYEVQHFGWRYPWERDRSKGFFEDGRSYNAYLISYKGKNILFGGDTAMTDKFKEVDEKIDIAIMPIGAYRPWRKNHCNPEEALIMATEHLKANYFIPIHTKTFKQGTEPITEPLSWLKESSKNYPIMIAINDIGQTFTLK; encoded by the coding sequence ATGAAACGAAAAGATTTTATTAAAACCTCATTGCTTTCTTTAATTGGATTCTTATTCATAAGGGAAGATGCTTATTCCAAAACTGAAGAAGAAACAGTTTTCTTTAAACCAAACCCATCTCTGTGGAAAGATGATGAGATAAATATTGCATGGATTGGCCATTCAACTGTTCTGATTAATTTTTTTGGAGTGAAGATTTTAACTGATCCGGTTCTCTACGAAAGAGTCGGTCTTTATTTTCTCGGAATCACCTGGGGACCAAGTCGCTTCACTTATCCGGCTCTTACAGTTGATGAAATTCCGAAACCTGATATAATTCTCCTTTCTCACGCACACATGGATCATATGGATTATCAGACATTATTGGATATCACGGAAAAATATCCAAATCAGATTGATTGTTTAACTGCTTTTAATACATTGGATGTTATTGCAGATCTGAAGTGGAAGTCATTACAGGAAGTTGATTGGAATGAAGAAATATTTCTTAGAGAAATAAAATTTAAAGCATACGAAGTTCAACATTTTGGATGGAGATATCCCTGGGAGCGCGACCGCTCGAAAGGATTTTTTGAAGATGGCAGAAGTTATAATGCTTATCTCATTTCTTATAAAGGAAAAAATATTTTATTTGGTGGTGACACTGCAATGACAGATAAGTTTAAAGAGGTTGATGAAAAGATTGATATCGCAATCATGCCAATAGGTGCTTATCGTCCCTGGAGAAAAAATCACTGTAATCCCGAGGAAGCATTGATAATGGCAACTGAACATTTGAAAGCAAATTATTTTATTCCCATCCATACTAAAACTTTTAAGCAAGGAACAGAGCCAATCACTGAGCCATTATCCTGGCTGAAAGAATCTTCAAAGAATTATCCTATTATGATTGCAATTAATGATATCGGACAAACTTTTACTTTAAAATGA
- a CDS encoding cobalamin B12-binding domain-containing protein: MSQIKQSYFLDFYNNLVEGNKERCSEIVKTLLDDGVDLKEIYVELFQKALYKIGKLWDHNDITIPEEHMATQIVEALISKYAPSSPTNSRNKAVVTCIDKEFHEIGAKMVAHIFEMNGWKTYYLGASVPLRELLKFVKQSDPDIIALSWSLYLNLARFLEVVDNLTKLFPTKKIIVGGQALEENSNQLLKKYPNVKHISSIYELDEYLKKNN, encoded by the coding sequence ATGTCACAAATAAAACAATCTTACTTTTTAGACTTCTATAACAATCTTGTTGAAGGCAATAAGGAAAGATGCTCAGAAATAGTGAAGACGCTGTTGGATGATGGAGTAGATTTAAAGGAAATATATGTCGAACTTTTTCAAAAAGCTCTTTACAAGATTGGAAAACTTTGGGATCATAATGATATAACAATTCCCGAAGAGCATATGGCAACTCAGATTGTGGAAGCATTGATTAGCAAGTATGCTCCGAGTTCACCGACAAATAGCAGGAATAAAGCAGTTGTCACTTGTATTGATAAGGAATTTCATGAAATCGGAGCTAAAATGGTTGCACATATCTTCGAAATGAATGGTTGGAAAACTTATTATTTAGGTGCATCAGTTCCTTTAAGAGAGTTGCTTAAATTTGTTAAACAATCCGATCCTGATATAATTGCACTTTCGTGGAGTCTCTATCTTAACCTTGCGCGATTTCTTGAAGTTGTAGATAACCTTACAAAACTTTTCCCAACAAAGAAAATTATTGTTGGCGGACAAGCATTAGAAGAAAATTCAAATCAATTACTTAAAAAATATCCGAATGTTAAACATATTTCATCCATTTATGAACTGGATGAATATCTAAAAAAGAATAATTAA
- a CDS encoding nucleoside recognition domain-containing protein gives MEKVFERREKIIAEANKLRWELGENIHDILMENIYENAAEIARKSVKYPDKEIAFSFDRTLDKILTSKYFGFPIMFIMLGIVFWLTIQGANYPSGLLSNLLVDTIHPALKNFAININLPWWLSGVLIDGAYLAMAWVVSVMLPPMAIFFPLYTLLEDFGYLPRVAFNMDPLYKKVGAHGRQALTMAMGFGCNAAGVIATRVIDSPRERLIAIITNNFSLCNGRWPTQILIATVFIGSAVPAYLAGIVSAAAVVFIAVLGITFSLFVSWFLSRTLLKGEASAFSLELPPYRPPRILQTLYTSLIDRTIFVLWRAIVFAVPAGMLIWLVANITIDGVSIANHFIRFVNPIAFLFGLNGVIFLAYIIAIPANEIVIPTILMLTVANLGIQGVGAGSGVMFELESTADVASILHAGGWTLLTGINLMLFSLLHNPCSTTIFTIYKETKSWKWTLVSTFLPIAMGLTVTFFVTQIWRLLTN, from the coding sequence ATGGAAAAAGTTTTTGAACGAAGGGAAAAAATAATAGCTGAAGCAAATAAACTTCGTTGGGAGCTCGGTGAAAATATTCATGATATTCTGATGGAAAATATTTATGAAAATGCGGCTGAGATAGCTAGAAAATCAGTTAAATATCCTGATAAAGAAATTGCTTTTAGTTTCGACAGAACTTTGGATAAGATTCTTACAAGCAAGTATTTCGGTTTTCCTATTATGTTCATAATGCTTGGAATAGTTTTCTGGTTAACCATTCAGGGAGCGAATTATCCATCAGGGCTTTTATCAAATTTATTGGTTGATACAATTCATCCTGCTTTAAAAAATTTTGCTATAAACATTAATCTGCCTTGGTGGTTAAGCGGGGTTTTAATCGATGGTGCTTATCTGGCAATGGCTTGGGTTGTAAGCGTAATGCTTCCTCCGATGGCAATATTCTTCCCTCTGTACACTTTGCTGGAAGATTTTGGTTATTTGCCAAGAGTAGCTTTCAATATGGATCCACTTTATAAAAAAGTTGGTGCCCACGGAAGACAAGCATTAACAATGGCAATGGGATTTGGTTGTAACGCAGCCGGTGTAATTGCAACAAGAGTTATCGATTCGCCGAGAGAAAGATTGATTGCGATTATTACAAATAATTTTTCGCTGTGTAATGGCAGATGGCCTACTCAAATATTAATAGCAACAGTTTTTATCGGCAGTGCTGTTCCGGCTTATCTTGCAGGAATAGTTTCAGCAGCAGCTGTAGTTTTTATAGCCGTTCTTGGAATCACCTTTAGTTTATTTGTATCGTGGTTTCTTTCAAGGACTTTACTTAAAGGCGAAGCTTCGGCATTTAGTCTCGAATTGCCTCCATACAGGCCACCCAGAATTCTCCAAACACTTTATACATCTCTGATTGACAGAACAATTTTTGTGTTGTGGCGGGCAATAGTGTTTGCAGTGCCAGCGGGAATGTTAATCTGGCTTGTTGCAAATATTACAATTGATGGAGTCTCTATCGCAAATCATTTTATCAGATTTGTTAATCCAATTGCATTTTTATTCGGACTGAATGGCGTAATATTTCTCGCATATATTATTGCAATTCCTGCTAATGAAATTGTTATTCCTACAATTTTAATGTTAACAGTTGCAAATCTCGGGATTCAGGGAGTTGGTGCTGGTAGCGGAGTTATGTTTGAACTTGAGTCCACTGCTGATGTTGCTTCTATTCTGCACGCCGGAGGTTGGACACTTCTTACCGGAATTAATCTTATGCTCTTTAGTTTATTACACAATCCTTGTTCAACAACAATCTTTACAATTTATAAAGAGACTAAAAGCTGGAAGTGGACTTTGGTTTCAACTTTTCTACCGATAGCAATGGGACTAACAGTAACATTTTTTGTAACACAAATCTGGA
- a CDS encoding MarR family winged helix-turn-helix transcriptional regulator yields MGSKFDGSFEQKNALNSFIKLFRASEILKSKISAITNSNGFSDGQFYVLDVLYHLGSLPQKTLAEKIMRTEGNITMIINNLLKRKAIKRIKSENDGRVHIISLTEKGKNEFEKIFPFVLKEIETMFASLTNEEKILLQNLCKKIGLSQKQ; encoded by the coding sequence ATGGGTTCAAAGTTCGATGGCTCATTTGAACAAAAGAATGCACTGAATAGTTTTATAAAATTATTTCGCGCCTCTGAAATTCTTAAGAGTAAAATATCTGCAATTACAAATTCAAATGGCTTTTCTGACGGACAATTTTATGTGCTTGATGTTCTGTATCATCTAGGAAGTTTACCTCAAAAAACTTTGGCAGAAAAAATTATGCGGACAGAGGGAAACATTACAATGATTATCAATAATCTGCTTAAACGGAAAGCTATTAAAAGAATTAAAAGTGAAAACGACGGAAGAGTTCATATTATCTCTTTAACCGAAAAAGGTAAAAACGAATTTGAAAAAATATTTCCTTTCGTTTTAAAGGAAATAGAAACAATGTTTGCTTCATTGACTAATGAAGAAAAAATATTATTACAAAATCTTTGTAAAAAAATAGGATTATCTCAGAAGCAGTGA
- a CDS encoding cob(I)yrinic acid a,c-diamide adenosyltransferase has product MSKLSKGFIHIYTGNGKGKTTAALGQALRAAGAGLKTYIAQFMKEYPYSELQSVKLLNEFITIEQFCGDEFVYKKQLPDESEIKKAIDGLNKAKIKMMSKDYDLIILDEAIVSIYFKLLTVEQIIDFINYKPADVELILTGRYCPEILIEKADLVTEMKEIKHYYSKGVTSRKGIES; this is encoded by the coding sequence ATGTCAAAGTTATCAAAAGGATTTATTCATATTTATACAGGTAATGGAAAAGGTAAAACTACTGCTGCTTTGGGACAAGCACTGCGAGCAGCCGGTGCCGGATTAAAAACTTACATCGCACAGTTTATGAAAGAATATCCTTATTCAGAATTGCAAAGTGTAAAATTACTAAACGAGTTTATAACAATAGAGCAGTTTTGCGGCGATGAATTTGTTTATAAAAAACAATTGCCAGATGAATCAGAAATTAAAAAAGCAATTGATGGATTGAACAAAGCTAAAATTAAAATGATGAGTAAAGATTATGATCTCATCATTCTTGATGAAGCAATTGTATCAATTTACTTTAAACTTCTAACGGTTGAACAGATAATTGATTTTATAAATTATAAACCTGCTGATGTAGAGCTTATTCTTACCGGAAGATATTGTCCGGAAATATTGATTGAAAAAGCTGATTTGGTAACTGAAATGAAAGAAATCAAACATTATTATTCTAAAGGCGTCACCTCACGAAAAGGAATAGAATCCTAA
- a CDS encoding metal-dependent transcriptional regulator yields MKNISKEDYLSAIYKLRDEAGEIKPNLIAENLEISPAAVTDMLKKLAVDGFVQYKKYKGIKLTSKGEKYAVNMIRKHRLWETFLYETLNMPWEKIHDEAEKLEHSSSDELVDKLEEFLNYPKFDPHGYPIPDKTGSLPKNKPVFALSELSKNDKGIIARISDFKSELLLYAAKQGLTIGQRITVRDKLEFDGSVLIKTNSNEISLSNKIASNIFIQKDE; encoded by the coding sequence ATGAAAAACATTTCTAAAGAAGATTATCTGAGTGCAATTTATAAGCTTCGTGATGAAGCTGGTGAGATTAAACCAAATCTGATTGCAGAGAACCTTGAAATATCTCCTGCTGCTGTAACGGATATGCTTAAGAAACTTGCCGTTGATGGGTTTGTTCAGTACAAAAAGTATAAAGGAATTAAGCTTACATCAAAAGGAGAAAAGTATGCTGTCAATATGATCAGGAAGCATCGTCTCTGGGAAACTTTCCTTTATGAAACACTTAATATGCCCTGGGAAAAAATTCACGATGAAGCTGAAAAGCTCGAGCATTCGTCATCGGATGAGTTGGTTGATAAACTCGAAGAATTTTTAAATTACCCGAAATTTGATCCTCACGGCTATCCGATTCCTGATAAAACAGGTTCGCTTCCAAAGAATAAACCTGTTTTTGCTTTATCCGAACTTAGTAAAAATGATAAAGGAATAATTGCAAGGATAAGTGATTTTAAAAGCGAATTACTTTTGTATGCTGCAAAACAAGGATTAACAATCGGTCAAAGGATAACCGTAAGAGATAAACTCGAATTCGATGGTTCAGTTTTGATCAAAACCAATTCAAATGAAATTAGTCTCAGCAATAAAATTGCATCGAATATTTTCATACAAAAGGATGAGTAA
- a CDS encoding metal-dependent transcriptional regulator, whose translation MSEPLTLLLIGLAFLVLIYVLVKPENGIISLLVKNKNANQKTMLEDALKFIYNCEYNNINCTLNSIAGNLNISADAAAGIVAKLQNMGLIQVDRDYLALTSEGKSYALRVIRVHRLWEKFLADETSMTEKEWHKAAEEIEHKLSEKEVDKLAAQIGNPVFDPHGDPIPTSTGEIPEKAGKHLTEMLPGEMATIIHIEDEPQTIYSQILAEGLYPGMQIRMIEVNDKRVKFEANGEECILSPLIAKSITIGPLKFEKPVEGKLRTLSNLKVGEKGIVLGIAKSLRGQQRRRLMDLGIVPGTEIEAELESISGDPVAYRVRGATIALRKDQADKIYLVKEEEKN comes from the coding sequence ATGAGTGAGCCTTTAACCCTTTTGCTTATAGGTCTTGCATTTTTAGTGCTGATTTATGTTTTGGTTAAACCTGAAAACGGCATTATCTCTTTGTTGGTAAAAAATAAAAATGCAAATCAGAAAACAATGCTTGAGGATGCGCTGAAGTTTATTTACAATTGTGAATACAACAACATAAATTGCACACTGAACAGCATTGCAGGAAACCTTAACATTTCTGCAGACGCTGCTGCAGGTATTGTTGCGAAACTTCAGAACATGGGTTTAATTCAGGTTGACAGAGATTATCTGGCTTTAACTTCAGAAGGAAAATCTTATGCTTTGAGAGTTATTCGTGTTCATCGTTTATGGGAAAAGTTTCTTGCTGATGAAACAAGTATGACTGAAAAGGAATGGCATAAAGCAGCTGAAGAAATTGAGCACAAGCTTTCGGAAAAAGAAGTTGATAAGTTAGCTGCACAAATTGGTAATCCTGTTTTTGATCCGCACGGCGATCCGATTCCTACTTCAACAGGTGAAATTCCTGAAAAAGCAGGCAAGCATCTTACTGAAATGCTGCCGGGTGAAATGGCAACAATTATTCATATCGAGGATGAACCTCAGACTATTTATAGTCAAATTCTTGCAGAAGGATTATACCCGGGGATGCAGATAAGAATGATTGAAGTAAATGATAAGAGAGTAAAGTTTGAAGCAAATGGTGAAGAATGTATTCTTTCACCGTTAATTGCAAAAAGTATTACTATTGGTCCATTAAAATTTGAAAAACCGGTCGAAGGCAAATTGAGAACGCTCTCCAATTTAAAAGTTGGAGAAAAAGGAATTGTATTGGGAATTGCAAAATCTCTCAGAGGGCAGCAGAGAAGAAGACTGATGGATTTAGGTATTGTTCCCGGAACAGAAATAGAAGCAGAACTCGAAAGCATATCCGGTGATCCGGTTGCTTATAGAGTCAGAGGTGCTACAATCGCATTAAGAAAGGATCAGGCGGATAAAATTTATCTTGTTAAAGAAGAGGAGAAAAATTGA
- a CDS encoding GlsB/YeaQ/YmgE family stress response membrane protein: MLDIIILLIIAAITGSIGRTLVGFKKGGCIISIVVGFIGAYIGTILAREFNFPDLFSFEAGGIKYPIIWSIVGAALFTAILTLIVPRSKD; encoded by the coding sequence ATGCTCGACATAATTATTTTACTGATAATAGCTGCAATTACTGGCAGTATTGGAAGAACGCTTGTTGGATTTAAAAAAGGTGGATGTATAATTTCGATTGTGGTTGGATTTATTGGCGCTTATATCGGAACAATCCTGGCAAGGGAATTTAACTTCCCTGATTTATTTTCTTTTGAAGCCGGAGGTATAAAATATCCAATCATCTGGTCAATTGTTGGTGCTGCTTTATTTACTGCCATTCTCACTTTAATCGTTCCGAGGAGTAAGGATTAA
- a CDS encoding FeoB small GTPase domain-containing protein — MMPTNENCINCPAHNISNLKKLGIDMSNFDYVVALAGNPNTGKSTVFNYLTGLKQHTGNWPGKTVTRAEGGFEYNGKKFKLVDLPGTYSLLSTSVDEEVARDFILFGQPDVTVIVIDATRIERNLNLVLQILEITDRVVICLNLMDEARRNKIEVDARTLSKELGVPVVPAAARQGEGMAELLKYIYEVATGSFICKPYRIKSKSRELNEAIDKLSKEIQREFPNLPNTRWVALRLLEGDQNIIDAIRSGELGNLNTPKVVELQETIKGE, encoded by the coding sequence ATGATGCCGACAAATGAAAATTGTATTAACTGTCCTGCTCACAATATTTCCAATCTGAAAAAACTTGGAATTGATATGAGTAATTTTGATTATGTTGTAGCACTTGCCGGAAATCCGAACACAGGCAAGAGTACAGTTTTTAATTATCTTACCGGCTTAAAGCAACACACTGGTAATTGGCCTGGTAAAACTGTTACAAGAGCCGAAGGTGGTTTTGAGTATAATGGTAAAAAATTCAAACTTGTTGATTTGCCCGGAACATATTCACTTCTCTCAACAAGTGTTGATGAAGAAGTAGCAAGAGACTTTATATTGTTTGGTCAGCCGGATGTTACAGTAATTGTTATTGATGCAACTCGTATCGAAAGAAATTTGAATCTGGTATTACAAATTCTTGAAATAACTGACCGTGTTGTTATTTGTTTGAACCTGATGGATGAAGCAAGAAGAAATAAAATTGAGGTTGATGCCAGAACACTATCAAAAGAACTTGGTGTTCCTGTTGTACCTGCTGCTGCAAGACAGGGAGAAGGAATGGCTGAGCTTTTAAAATATATCTATGAAGTTGCAACAGGTTCATTTATATGTAAACCTTATCGGATTAAAAGTAAATCAAGAGAGCTGAATGAAGCCATAGATAAATTAAGCAAAGAAATTCAGCGGGAATTTCCGAATCTTCCGAATACACGATGGGTCGCTTTAAGACTGCTTGAAGGAGACCAGAACATAATTGATGCTATACGAAGTGGTGAACTTGGAAATCTTAATACACCAAAAGTTGTTGAACTACAGGAAACAATTAAAGGTGAGTAG
- the lpxD gene encoding UDP-3-O-(3-hydroxymyristoyl)glucosamine N-acyltransferase — translation MISLTVKEIARLVSGKIIGDENSIINSVAKIDEAKSGDLSFIYLPAYEKFQQTTKASALLVKPELQKTRNDITYIEVESPEKAFFLILREFFTPEFPLSGIDDTAFIHPEAKLGNNVSLGKNVVISKGCRIGDNTKIFHNTVLYEDVEIGNDCLIFSNISIREKCKIGNRVIIHSGTVIGSDGFGFNPDEKGVYQKIPQIGNVIIEDDVELGANVAIDRAALGATIIKRGTKIDNLVQIAHNVIIGEDTVISSQTGISGSTKVGNHVIIAGQVGIVGHIEIGDNVVLMAQSGISKSIKKPGYYFGYPAKELKTSQKLEAHIRNLPDYAEKIKKLEEEIKELKSKQSSQS, via the coding sequence ATGATCAGTCTTACAGTAAAAGAAATTGCCAGATTAGTTTCCGGTAAAATAATCGGGGATGAAAACTCAATTATTAATTCTGTTGCAAAAATTGACGAAGCAAAATCCGGCGATTTATCTTTTATTTACTTACCTGCTTATGAAAAATTCCAGCAAACTACAAAAGCATCTGCTTTACTGGTTAAACCTGAACTTCAGAAAACACGGAATGATATAACTTATATTGAAGTTGAATCACCCGAAAAAGCATTCTTCTTAATTCTTCGTGAATTTTTCACACCTGAATTTCCATTATCAGGAATAGATGATACTGCATTCATTCATCCTGAGGCAAAGTTAGGAAATAATGTTTCTTTGGGGAAGAATGTAGTTATCTCGAAAGGTTGTCGGATTGGTGATAACACAAAAATATTTCATAATACAGTTCTTTATGAGGATGTTGAAATTGGAAATGATTGTTTGATTTTTTCCAACATCAGTATCAGAGAAAAATGCAAAATTGGTAATCGTGTTATAATTCATTCGGGAACTGTAATTGGTAGTGATGGTTTTGGTTTTAATCCTGATGAAAAAGGTGTTTATCAGAAAATTCCTCAGATAGGAAATGTAATAATTGAAGATGATGTTGAGCTTGGTGCTAATGTTGCCATTGACAGAGCTGCATTAGGTGCTACAATAATTAAACGCGGAACCAAAATTGATAATCTGGTTCAGATAGCCCACAACGTTATAATTGGCGAAGATACAGTAATATCATCACAAACAGGAATTTCCGGAAGTACAAAGGTTGGAAACCATGTTATCATCGCAGGACAAGTTGGTATTGTTGGACATATTGAAATTGGAGATAATGTTGTGTTGATGGCTCAATCAGGAATTTCAAAATCAATAAAAAAACCAGGATATTATTTTGGATATCCTGCCAAAGAATTAAAAACATCTCAAAAGTTGGAAGCTCACATCCGAAATCTTCCTGATTATGCAGAAAAGATTAAAAAGCTTGAAGAAGAAATTAAAGAATTAAAAAGTAAGCAATCATCTCAATCCTGA